The following coding sequences lie in one Mycteria americana isolate JAX WOST 10 ecotype Jacksonville Zoo and Gardens chromosome 13, USCA_MyAme_1.0, whole genome shotgun sequence genomic window:
- the CCDC157 gene encoding coiled-coil domain-containing protein 157 isoform X1 — protein MAHLLGHPGCMESLRADLRDLQAAIADVSSRAGAVRFPSWKFPDKVSCDLDLAALLERYSYAENDPEFTQHSHVVLLELVIDRRLLLLLQSFTGYAENLLSERAVPPARAVGPCMSAGLTARRYWCSMLKLGAFYQQLLAEKKACRKEIPTLQSTSQAGKLEKECRKRCSPDVLEPRTSTEVAQSTSLCPSLSVRAPDSDASGSSLPRVACSMAESSRSIPTQTTGSSLGPCDTCASAQASLHEVGKAITSICQSQNIPSALSRFQEMVEESTGRRTLSATDVSYWASEQSKDLSRISKHLQMLLQQVNPLKSELEESEKQKDKLRKQVEDFSRLVQVEKETQAQQRKEAERNLEVKNKEYLEAVARLERDKDDLRRGAALLEERLAALKEELSAKQAAVQELEVTKTTLLEEMRTTMVARSQVLELEEKVQLLTGQRESLGQELSTATTQLEKEKAKVESMLRHQESLQAKQRALLRQLDSLDQEREELQASLGEAEEDKAKLAEQLEESRERSGQQLRAQQELLDALQREKLSLEQSVSELQANVSKLEEQARELKERERLLVFFPELHVPAETQFESTGSLTEDMEKQLQANSIRISVLEQENARLRSALAKVKAAAEQGVLKLVPQSQLWSQLSSQRSGEAGEQDAGRPSSRGSRDSRGTRGRAGEARQRAPSSQRPKLLSARPCLSLLAEGLVLSPAKPRGRGRTPPPPLTAPAATANKCSQD, from the exons ATGGCGCACCTCCTGGGCCACCCCGGCTGCATGGAGAGCCTGCGGGCCGACCTGAGGGACCTGCAGGCAGCCATTGCGGACGTCTCCTCCCGGGCGGGGGCCGTGCGTTTCCCCTCCTGGAAGTTCCCCGATAAAGTGTCCTGCGACCTGGACCTGGCGGCGCTGCTGGAGCGGTACAGCTACGCCGAGAACGACCCCGAATTCACCCAGCACTCCCATgtggtgctgctggagctggtgaTAGACAG aagactgctgctgctgcttcagagctTCACGGGCTACGCAGAAAACCTGCTCAGCGAGCGAGCTGTCCCCCCAGCACGGGCAGTGGGACCCTGCATGTCCGCGGGGCTGACGGCGAGGAGGTACTGGTGCAGCATGCTGAAACTGGGGGCCTTCTACCAGCAGCTCCTGGCCGAG AAGAAGGCTTGCAGGAAGGAGATCCCCACACTGCAATCCACTTCCCAGGCTGGGAAACTTGAGAAGGAGTGCCGGAAACGCTGCTCGCCTGACGTTTTGGAGCCAAGAACTTCCACAGAAGTTGCCCAGTCCACTTCTCTGTGCCCATCATTGAGTGTCCGTGCACCAGACAGCGACGCCTcgggcagctccctgcccagggtTGCCTGCAGCATGGCCGAGAGCAGCCGCAGCATCCCCACGCAGACAACTGGGTCATCTCTGGGACCCTGCGACACCTGCGCCAGCGCACAGGCCAGCCTCCACGAGGTCGGAAAAGCCATCACCAGCATCTGCCAGAGCCAGAACATCCCCTCAGCTCTGAGCAGGTTCCAGGAGATGGTGGAGGAGAGCACCGGGAGAAGGACCCTCTCTGCAACGGACGTGAGCTACTGGGCCTCAGAGCAGAGCAAGGACCTCTCCCGGATCAGCAAACACCtccagatgctgctgcagcaggtcaACCCTCTGAAATCTGAGCTGGAAGAGTCGGAGAAACAGAAGGACAAGCTGCGGAAACAGGTTGAGGACTTTTCCCGGTTGGTTCAGGTGGAGAAGGAGACCcaagcacagcagaggaaggaggcTGAGCGGAACCTGGAAGTAAAGAACAAAGAGTATTTAGAGGCTGTAGCCAGGCTGGAGCGGGACAAGGACGACCTACGGAGAG gagctgctctgctggaagAGCGACTCGCCGCCTTAAAGGAGGAGCTGTCTGCGAAGCAGGCTGCTGTGCAGGAGCTGG AGGTGACCAAGACGACCTTGCTGGAGGAGATGAGGACCACGATGGTGGCCAGGAGccaggtgctggagctggaggagaaggtgcaGCTGCTCACCGGCCAGCGGGAGAGCCTGGGCCAGGAGCTGAGCACCGCCACCAcccagctggagaaggagaaggccaAAGTGGAGAGCATGCTGAGGCACCAGGAG TCCCTGCAGGCCaagcagagggctctgctgcGGCAGCTCGACAGCCTGGACCAGGAGCGCGAGGAGCTGCAGGCCAGCctgggagaggctgaggaggaCAAGGCCAAACTGGcggagcagctggaggagagccgggagcggagcgggcaaCAGCTACGGGCGCAGCAG GAGCTGCTGGACGCACTGCAGCGGGAGAAGCTGAGCCTGGAGCAGTCTGTCTCGGAGCTGCAGGCAAATGTCTCCAAGCTGGAGGAGCAGGCGCGGGAGCTGAAGGAGCGGGAGAGGCTCCTGGTGTTCTTCCCCGAGCTCCACGTCCCCGCTGAGACGCAGTTTGAGA GCACCGGGAGCTTGACGGAGGACatggagaagcagctgcaggCCAACAGCATCCGGATCAgcgtgctggagcaggagaacgCACGGCTCAGGTCTGCGCTAGCCAAGGTGAAGGCGGCTGCTGAGCAGGGCGTGCTGAAG ctcGTCCCGCAGAGCCAGCTGTGGTCTCAGCTCAGCAGCCAGCGCAGCGGGGAGGCGGGCGAGCAGGACGCAGG GCGGCCGAGCAGCcgaggcagcagggacagcagagggACACGTGGACGCGCAGGCGAGGCCCGGCAGCGAGCTCCCAGCAGCCAGCGGCCAAAGCTGCTCTCAGCCAGACCCTGCCTCTCGCTGCTGGCTGAGGGCCTGGTGCTCAGCCCCGCCAAGCCAAGAGGGAGAGGCAGAACACCCCCCCCTCCTCTCACCGCACCGGCAGCCACCGCAAATAAATGCTCACAAGACTAA
- the CCDC157 gene encoding coiled-coil domain-containing protein 157 isoform X3 has translation MAHLLGHPGCMESLRADLRDLQAAIADVSSRAGAVRFPSWKFPDKVSCDLDLAALLERYSYAENDPEFTQHSHVVLLELVIDRRLLLLLQSFTGYAENLLSERAVPPARAVGPCMSAGLTARRYWCSMLKLGAFYQQLLAEKACRKEIPTLQSTSQAGKLEKECRKRCSPDVLEPRTSTEVAQSTSLCPSLSVRAPDSDASGSSLPRVACSMAESSRSIPTQTTGSSLGPCDTCASAQASLHEVGKAITSICQSQNIPSALSRFQEMVEESTGRRTLSATDVSYWASEQSKDLSRISKHLQMLLQQVNPLKSELEESEKQKDKLRKQVEDFSRLVQVEKETQAQQRKEAERNLEVKNKEYLEAVARLERDKDDLRRGAALLEERLAALKEELSAKQAAVQELEVTKTTLLEEMRTTMVARSQVLELEEKVQLLTGQRESLGQELSTATTQLEKEKAKVESMLRHQESLQAKQRALLRQLDSLDQEREELQASLGEAEEDKAKLAEQLEESRERSGQQLRAQQELLDALQREKLSLEQSVSELQANVSKLEEQARELKERERLLVFFPELHVPAETQFESTGSLTEDMEKQLQANSIRISVLEQENARLRSALAKVKAAAEQGVLKLVPQSQLWSQLSSQRSGEAGEQDAGRPSSRGSRDSRGTRGRAGEARQRAPSSQRPKLLSARPCLSLLAEGLVLSPAKPRGRGRTPPPPLTAPAATANKCSQD, from the exons ATGGCGCACCTCCTGGGCCACCCCGGCTGCATGGAGAGCCTGCGGGCCGACCTGAGGGACCTGCAGGCAGCCATTGCGGACGTCTCCTCCCGGGCGGGGGCCGTGCGTTTCCCCTCCTGGAAGTTCCCCGATAAAGTGTCCTGCGACCTGGACCTGGCGGCGCTGCTGGAGCGGTACAGCTACGCCGAGAACGACCCCGAATTCACCCAGCACTCCCATgtggtgctgctggagctggtgaTAGACAG aagactgctgctgctgcttcagagctTCACGGGCTACGCAGAAAACCTGCTCAGCGAGCGAGCTGTCCCCCCAGCACGGGCAGTGGGACCCTGCATGTCCGCGGGGCTGACGGCGAGGAGGTACTGGTGCAGCATGCTGAAACTGGGGGCCTTCTACCAGCAGCTCCTGGCCGAG AAGGCTTGCAGGAAGGAGATCCCCACACTGCAATCCACTTCCCAGGCTGGGAAACTTGAGAAGGAGTGCCGGAAACGCTGCTCGCCTGACGTTTTGGAGCCAAGAACTTCCACAGAAGTTGCCCAGTCCACTTCTCTGTGCCCATCATTGAGTGTCCGTGCACCAGACAGCGACGCCTcgggcagctccctgcccagggtTGCCTGCAGCATGGCCGAGAGCAGCCGCAGCATCCCCACGCAGACAACTGGGTCATCTCTGGGACCCTGCGACACCTGCGCCAGCGCACAGGCCAGCCTCCACGAGGTCGGAAAAGCCATCACCAGCATCTGCCAGAGCCAGAACATCCCCTCAGCTCTGAGCAGGTTCCAGGAGATGGTGGAGGAGAGCACCGGGAGAAGGACCCTCTCTGCAACGGACGTGAGCTACTGGGCCTCAGAGCAGAGCAAGGACCTCTCCCGGATCAGCAAACACCtccagatgctgctgcagcaggtcaACCCTCTGAAATCTGAGCTGGAAGAGTCGGAGAAACAGAAGGACAAGCTGCGGAAACAGGTTGAGGACTTTTCCCGGTTGGTTCAGGTGGAGAAGGAGACCcaagcacagcagaggaaggaggcTGAGCGGAACCTGGAAGTAAAGAACAAAGAGTATTTAGAGGCTGTAGCCAGGCTGGAGCGGGACAAGGACGACCTACGGAGAG gagctgctctgctggaagAGCGACTCGCCGCCTTAAAGGAGGAGCTGTCTGCGAAGCAGGCTGCTGTGCAGGAGCTGG AGGTGACCAAGACGACCTTGCTGGAGGAGATGAGGACCACGATGGTGGCCAGGAGccaggtgctggagctggaggagaaggtgcaGCTGCTCACCGGCCAGCGGGAGAGCCTGGGCCAGGAGCTGAGCACCGCCACCAcccagctggagaaggagaaggccaAAGTGGAGAGCATGCTGAGGCACCAGGAG TCCCTGCAGGCCaagcagagggctctgctgcGGCAGCTCGACAGCCTGGACCAGGAGCGCGAGGAGCTGCAGGCCAGCctgggagaggctgaggaggaCAAGGCCAAACTGGcggagcagctggaggagagccgggagcggagcgggcaaCAGCTACGGGCGCAGCAG GAGCTGCTGGACGCACTGCAGCGGGAGAAGCTGAGCCTGGAGCAGTCTGTCTCGGAGCTGCAGGCAAATGTCTCCAAGCTGGAGGAGCAGGCGCGGGAGCTGAAGGAGCGGGAGAGGCTCCTGGTGTTCTTCCCCGAGCTCCACGTCCCCGCTGAGACGCAGTTTGAGA GCACCGGGAGCTTGACGGAGGACatggagaagcagctgcaggCCAACAGCATCCGGATCAgcgtgctggagcaggagaacgCACGGCTCAGGTCTGCGCTAGCCAAGGTGAAGGCGGCTGCTGAGCAGGGCGTGCTGAAG ctcGTCCCGCAGAGCCAGCTGTGGTCTCAGCTCAGCAGCCAGCGCAGCGGGGAGGCGGGCGAGCAGGACGCAGG GCGGCCGAGCAGCcgaggcagcagggacagcagagggACACGTGGACGCGCAGGCGAGGCCCGGCAGCGAGCTCCCAGCAGCCAGCGGCCAAAGCTGCTCTCAGCCAGACCCTGCCTCTCGCTGCTGGCTGAGGGCCTGGTGCTCAGCCCCGCCAAGCCAAGAGGGAGAGGCAGAACACCCCCCCCTCCTCTCACCGCACCGGCAGCCACCGCAAATAAATGCTCACAAGACTAA
- the CCDC157 gene encoding coiled-coil domain-containing protein 157 isoform X6, which yields MSAGLTARRYWCSMLKLGAFYQQLLAEKKACRKEIPTLQSTSQAGKLEKECRKRCSPDVLEPRTSTEVAQSTSLCPSLSVRAPDSDASGSSLPRVACSMAESSRSIPTQTTGSSLGPCDTCASAQASLHEVGKAITSICQSQNIPSALSRFQEMVEESTGRRTLSATDVSYWASEQSKDLSRISKHLQMLLQQVNPLKSELEESEKQKDKLRKQVEDFSRLVQVEKETQAQQRKEAERNLEVKNKEYLEAVARLERDKDDLRRGAALLEERLAALKEELSAKQAAVQELEVTKTTLLEEMRTTMVARSQVLELEEKVQLLTGQRESLGQELSTATTQLEKEKAKVESMLRHQESLQAKQRALLRQLDSLDQEREELQASLGEAEEDKAKLAEQLEESRERSGQQLRAQQELLDALQREKLSLEQSVSELQANVSKLEEQARELKERERLLVFFPELHVPAETQFESTGSLTEDMEKQLQANSIRISVLEQENARLRSALAKVKAAAEQGVLKLVPQSQLWSQLSSQRSGEAGEQDAGRPSSRGSRDSRGTRGRAGEARQRAPSSQRPKLLSARPCLSLLAEGLVLSPAKPRGRGRTPPPPLTAPAATANKCSQD from the exons ATGTCCGCGGGGCTGACGGCGAGGAGGTACTGGTGCAGCATGCTGAAACTGGGGGCCTTCTACCAGCAGCTCCTGGCCGAG AAGAAGGCTTGCAGGAAGGAGATCCCCACACTGCAATCCACTTCCCAGGCTGGGAAACTTGAGAAGGAGTGCCGGAAACGCTGCTCGCCTGACGTTTTGGAGCCAAGAACTTCCACAGAAGTTGCCCAGTCCACTTCTCTGTGCCCATCATTGAGTGTCCGTGCACCAGACAGCGACGCCTcgggcagctccctgcccagggtTGCCTGCAGCATGGCCGAGAGCAGCCGCAGCATCCCCACGCAGACAACTGGGTCATCTCTGGGACCCTGCGACACCTGCGCCAGCGCACAGGCCAGCCTCCACGAGGTCGGAAAAGCCATCACCAGCATCTGCCAGAGCCAGAACATCCCCTCAGCTCTGAGCAGGTTCCAGGAGATGGTGGAGGAGAGCACCGGGAGAAGGACCCTCTCTGCAACGGACGTGAGCTACTGGGCCTCAGAGCAGAGCAAGGACCTCTCCCGGATCAGCAAACACCtccagatgctgctgcagcaggtcaACCCTCTGAAATCTGAGCTGGAAGAGTCGGAGAAACAGAAGGACAAGCTGCGGAAACAGGTTGAGGACTTTTCCCGGTTGGTTCAGGTGGAGAAGGAGACCcaagcacagcagaggaaggaggcTGAGCGGAACCTGGAAGTAAAGAACAAAGAGTATTTAGAGGCTGTAGCCAGGCTGGAGCGGGACAAGGACGACCTACGGAGAG gagctgctctgctggaagAGCGACTCGCCGCCTTAAAGGAGGAGCTGTCTGCGAAGCAGGCTGCTGTGCAGGAGCTGG AGGTGACCAAGACGACCTTGCTGGAGGAGATGAGGACCACGATGGTGGCCAGGAGccaggtgctggagctggaggagaaggtgcaGCTGCTCACCGGCCAGCGGGAGAGCCTGGGCCAGGAGCTGAGCACCGCCACCAcccagctggagaaggagaaggccaAAGTGGAGAGCATGCTGAGGCACCAGGAG TCCCTGCAGGCCaagcagagggctctgctgcGGCAGCTCGACAGCCTGGACCAGGAGCGCGAGGAGCTGCAGGCCAGCctgggagaggctgaggaggaCAAGGCCAAACTGGcggagcagctggaggagagccgggagcggagcgggcaaCAGCTACGGGCGCAGCAG GAGCTGCTGGACGCACTGCAGCGGGAGAAGCTGAGCCTGGAGCAGTCTGTCTCGGAGCTGCAGGCAAATGTCTCCAAGCTGGAGGAGCAGGCGCGGGAGCTGAAGGAGCGGGAGAGGCTCCTGGTGTTCTTCCCCGAGCTCCACGTCCCCGCTGAGACGCAGTTTGAGA GCACCGGGAGCTTGACGGAGGACatggagaagcagctgcaggCCAACAGCATCCGGATCAgcgtgctggagcaggagaacgCACGGCTCAGGTCTGCGCTAGCCAAGGTGAAGGCGGCTGCTGAGCAGGGCGTGCTGAAG ctcGTCCCGCAGAGCCAGCTGTGGTCTCAGCTCAGCAGCCAGCGCAGCGGGGAGGCGGGCGAGCAGGACGCAGG GCGGCCGAGCAGCcgaggcagcagggacagcagagggACACGTGGACGCGCAGGCGAGGCCCGGCAGCGAGCTCCCAGCAGCCAGCGGCCAAAGCTGCTCTCAGCCAGACCCTGCCTCTCGCTGCTGGCTGAGGGCCTGGTGCTCAGCCCCGCCAAGCCAAGAGGGAGAGGCAGAACACCCCCCCCTCCTCTCACCGCACCGGCAGCCACCGCAAATAAATGCTCACAAGACTAA
- the CCDC157 gene encoding coiled-coil domain-containing protein 157 isoform X2, translating into MAHLLGHPGCMESLRADLRDLQAAIADVSSRAGAVRFPSWKFPDKVSCDLDLAALLERYSYAENDPEFTQHSHVVLLELVIDRLLLLLQSFTGYAENLLSERAVPPARAVGPCMSAGLTARRYWCSMLKLGAFYQQLLAEKKACRKEIPTLQSTSQAGKLEKECRKRCSPDVLEPRTSTEVAQSTSLCPSLSVRAPDSDASGSSLPRVACSMAESSRSIPTQTTGSSLGPCDTCASAQASLHEVGKAITSICQSQNIPSALSRFQEMVEESTGRRTLSATDVSYWASEQSKDLSRISKHLQMLLQQVNPLKSELEESEKQKDKLRKQVEDFSRLVQVEKETQAQQRKEAERNLEVKNKEYLEAVARLERDKDDLRRGAALLEERLAALKEELSAKQAAVQELEVTKTTLLEEMRTTMVARSQVLELEEKVQLLTGQRESLGQELSTATTQLEKEKAKVESMLRHQESLQAKQRALLRQLDSLDQEREELQASLGEAEEDKAKLAEQLEESRERSGQQLRAQQELLDALQREKLSLEQSVSELQANVSKLEEQARELKERERLLVFFPELHVPAETQFESTGSLTEDMEKQLQANSIRISVLEQENARLRSALAKVKAAAEQGVLKLVPQSQLWSQLSSQRSGEAGEQDAGRPSSRGSRDSRGTRGRAGEARQRAPSSQRPKLLSARPCLSLLAEGLVLSPAKPRGRGRTPPPPLTAPAATANKCSQD; encoded by the exons ATGGCGCACCTCCTGGGCCACCCCGGCTGCATGGAGAGCCTGCGGGCCGACCTGAGGGACCTGCAGGCAGCCATTGCGGACGTCTCCTCCCGGGCGGGGGCCGTGCGTTTCCCCTCCTGGAAGTTCCCCGATAAAGTGTCCTGCGACCTGGACCTGGCGGCGCTGCTGGAGCGGTACAGCTACGCCGAGAACGACCCCGAATTCACCCAGCACTCCCATgtggtgctgctggagctggtgaTAGACAG actgctgctgctgcttcagagctTCACGGGCTACGCAGAAAACCTGCTCAGCGAGCGAGCTGTCCCCCCAGCACGGGCAGTGGGACCCTGCATGTCCGCGGGGCTGACGGCGAGGAGGTACTGGTGCAGCATGCTGAAACTGGGGGCCTTCTACCAGCAGCTCCTGGCCGAG AAGAAGGCTTGCAGGAAGGAGATCCCCACACTGCAATCCACTTCCCAGGCTGGGAAACTTGAGAAGGAGTGCCGGAAACGCTGCTCGCCTGACGTTTTGGAGCCAAGAACTTCCACAGAAGTTGCCCAGTCCACTTCTCTGTGCCCATCATTGAGTGTCCGTGCACCAGACAGCGACGCCTcgggcagctccctgcccagggtTGCCTGCAGCATGGCCGAGAGCAGCCGCAGCATCCCCACGCAGACAACTGGGTCATCTCTGGGACCCTGCGACACCTGCGCCAGCGCACAGGCCAGCCTCCACGAGGTCGGAAAAGCCATCACCAGCATCTGCCAGAGCCAGAACATCCCCTCAGCTCTGAGCAGGTTCCAGGAGATGGTGGAGGAGAGCACCGGGAGAAGGACCCTCTCTGCAACGGACGTGAGCTACTGGGCCTCAGAGCAGAGCAAGGACCTCTCCCGGATCAGCAAACACCtccagatgctgctgcagcaggtcaACCCTCTGAAATCTGAGCTGGAAGAGTCGGAGAAACAGAAGGACAAGCTGCGGAAACAGGTTGAGGACTTTTCCCGGTTGGTTCAGGTGGAGAAGGAGACCcaagcacagcagaggaaggaggcTGAGCGGAACCTGGAAGTAAAGAACAAAGAGTATTTAGAGGCTGTAGCCAGGCTGGAGCGGGACAAGGACGACCTACGGAGAG gagctgctctgctggaagAGCGACTCGCCGCCTTAAAGGAGGAGCTGTCTGCGAAGCAGGCTGCTGTGCAGGAGCTGG AGGTGACCAAGACGACCTTGCTGGAGGAGATGAGGACCACGATGGTGGCCAGGAGccaggtgctggagctggaggagaaggtgcaGCTGCTCACCGGCCAGCGGGAGAGCCTGGGCCAGGAGCTGAGCACCGCCACCAcccagctggagaaggagaaggccaAAGTGGAGAGCATGCTGAGGCACCAGGAG TCCCTGCAGGCCaagcagagggctctgctgcGGCAGCTCGACAGCCTGGACCAGGAGCGCGAGGAGCTGCAGGCCAGCctgggagaggctgaggaggaCAAGGCCAAACTGGcggagcagctggaggagagccgggagcggagcgggcaaCAGCTACGGGCGCAGCAG GAGCTGCTGGACGCACTGCAGCGGGAGAAGCTGAGCCTGGAGCAGTCTGTCTCGGAGCTGCAGGCAAATGTCTCCAAGCTGGAGGAGCAGGCGCGGGAGCTGAAGGAGCGGGAGAGGCTCCTGGTGTTCTTCCCCGAGCTCCACGTCCCCGCTGAGACGCAGTTTGAGA GCACCGGGAGCTTGACGGAGGACatggagaagcagctgcaggCCAACAGCATCCGGATCAgcgtgctggagcaggagaacgCACGGCTCAGGTCTGCGCTAGCCAAGGTGAAGGCGGCTGCTGAGCAGGGCGTGCTGAAG ctcGTCCCGCAGAGCCAGCTGTGGTCTCAGCTCAGCAGCCAGCGCAGCGGGGAGGCGGGCGAGCAGGACGCAGG GCGGCCGAGCAGCcgaggcagcagggacagcagagggACACGTGGACGCGCAGGCGAGGCCCGGCAGCGAGCTCCCAGCAGCCAGCGGCCAAAGCTGCTCTCAGCCAGACCCTGCCTCTCGCTGCTGGCTGAGGGCCTGGTGCTCAGCCCCGCCAAGCCAAGAGGGAGAGGCAGAACACCCCCCCCTCCTCTCACCGCACCGGCAGCCACCGCAAATAAATGCTCACAAGACTAA
- the CCDC157 gene encoding coiled-coil domain-containing protein 157 isoform X4, with product MAHLLGHPGCMESLRADLRDLQAAIADVSSRAGAVRFPSWKFPDKVSCDLDLAALLERYSYAENDPEFTQHSHVVLLELVIDSCVSFLMKKTAAAASELHGLRRKPAQRASCPPSTGSGTLHVRGADGEEKKACRKEIPTLQSTSQAGKLEKECRKRCSPDVLEPRTSTEVAQSTSLCPSLSVRAPDSDASGSSLPRVACSMAESSRSIPTQTTGSSLGPCDTCASAQASLHEVGKAITSICQSQNIPSALSRFQEMVEESTGRRTLSATDVSYWASEQSKDLSRISKHLQMLLQQVNPLKSELEESEKQKDKLRKQVEDFSRLVQVEKETQAQQRKEAERNLEVKNKEYLEAVARLERDKDDLRRGAALLEERLAALKEELSAKQAAVQELEVTKTTLLEEMRTTMVARSQVLELEEKVQLLTGQRESLGQELSTATTQLEKEKAKVESMLRHQESLQAKQRALLRQLDSLDQEREELQASLGEAEEDKAKLAEQLEESRERSGQQLRAQQELLDALQREKLSLEQSVSELQANVSKLEEQARELKERERLLVFFPELHVPAETQFESTGSLTEDMEKQLQANSIRISVLEQENARLRSALAKVKAAAEQGVLKLVPQSQLWSQLSSQRSGEAGEQDAGRPSSRGSRDSRGTRGRAGEARQRAPSSQRPKLLSARPCLSLLAEGLVLSPAKPRGRGRTPPPPLTAPAATANKCSQD from the exons ATGGCGCACCTCCTGGGCCACCCCGGCTGCATGGAGAGCCTGCGGGCCGACCTGAGGGACCTGCAGGCAGCCATTGCGGACGTCTCCTCCCGGGCGGGGGCCGTGCGTTTCCCCTCCTGGAAGTTCCCCGATAAAGTGTCCTGCGACCTGGACCTGGCGGCGCTGCTGGAGCGGTACAGCTACGCCGAGAACGACCCCGAATTCACCCAGCACTCCCATgtggtgctgctggagctggtgaTAGACAG CTGTGTTTCGTTTCTGATGAAgaagactgctgctgctgcttcagagctTCACGGGCTACGCAGAAAACCTGCTCAGCGAGCGAGCTGTCCCCCCAGCACGGGCAGTGGGACCCTGCATGTCCGCGGGGCTGACGGCGAGGAG AAGAAGGCTTGCAGGAAGGAGATCCCCACACTGCAATCCACTTCCCAGGCTGGGAAACTTGAGAAGGAGTGCCGGAAACGCTGCTCGCCTGACGTTTTGGAGCCAAGAACTTCCACAGAAGTTGCCCAGTCCACTTCTCTGTGCCCATCATTGAGTGTCCGTGCACCAGACAGCGACGCCTcgggcagctccctgcccagggtTGCCTGCAGCATGGCCGAGAGCAGCCGCAGCATCCCCACGCAGACAACTGGGTCATCTCTGGGACCCTGCGACACCTGCGCCAGCGCACAGGCCAGCCTCCACGAGGTCGGAAAAGCCATCACCAGCATCTGCCAGAGCCAGAACATCCCCTCAGCTCTGAGCAGGTTCCAGGAGATGGTGGAGGAGAGCACCGGGAGAAGGACCCTCTCTGCAACGGACGTGAGCTACTGGGCCTCAGAGCAGAGCAAGGACCTCTCCCGGATCAGCAAACACCtccagatgctgctgcagcaggtcaACCCTCTGAAATCTGAGCTGGAAGAGTCGGAGAAACAGAAGGACAAGCTGCGGAAACAGGTTGAGGACTTTTCCCGGTTGGTTCAGGTGGAGAAGGAGACCcaagcacagcagaggaaggaggcTGAGCGGAACCTGGAAGTAAAGAACAAAGAGTATTTAGAGGCTGTAGCCAGGCTGGAGCGGGACAAGGACGACCTACGGAGAG gagctgctctgctggaagAGCGACTCGCCGCCTTAAAGGAGGAGCTGTCTGCGAAGCAGGCTGCTGTGCAGGAGCTGG AGGTGACCAAGACGACCTTGCTGGAGGAGATGAGGACCACGATGGTGGCCAGGAGccaggtgctggagctggaggagaaggtgcaGCTGCTCACCGGCCAGCGGGAGAGCCTGGGCCAGGAGCTGAGCACCGCCACCAcccagctggagaaggagaaggccaAAGTGGAGAGCATGCTGAGGCACCAGGAG TCCCTGCAGGCCaagcagagggctctgctgcGGCAGCTCGACAGCCTGGACCAGGAGCGCGAGGAGCTGCAGGCCAGCctgggagaggctgaggaggaCAAGGCCAAACTGGcggagcagctggaggagagccgggagcggagcgggcaaCAGCTACGGGCGCAGCAG GAGCTGCTGGACGCACTGCAGCGGGAGAAGCTGAGCCTGGAGCAGTCTGTCTCGGAGCTGCAGGCAAATGTCTCCAAGCTGGAGGAGCAGGCGCGGGAGCTGAAGGAGCGGGAGAGGCTCCTGGTGTTCTTCCCCGAGCTCCACGTCCCCGCTGAGACGCAGTTTGAGA GCACCGGGAGCTTGACGGAGGACatggagaagcagctgcaggCCAACAGCATCCGGATCAgcgtgctggagcaggagaacgCACGGCTCAGGTCTGCGCTAGCCAAGGTGAAGGCGGCTGCTGAGCAGGGCGTGCTGAAG ctcGTCCCGCAGAGCCAGCTGTGGTCTCAGCTCAGCAGCCAGCGCAGCGGGGAGGCGGGCGAGCAGGACGCAGG GCGGCCGAGCAGCcgaggcagcagggacagcagagggACACGTGGACGCGCAGGCGAGGCCCGGCAGCGAGCTCCCAGCAGCCAGCGGCCAAAGCTGCTCTCAGCCAGACCCTGCCTCTCGCTGCTGGCTGAGGGCCTGGTGCTCAGCCCCGCCAAGCCAAGAGGGAGAGGCAGAACACCCCCCCCTCCTCTCACCGCACCGGCAGCCACCGCAAATAAATGCTCACAAGACTAA